Proteins from one Impatiens glandulifera chromosome 2, dImpGla2.1, whole genome shotgun sequence genomic window:
- the LOC124924547 gene encoding COP1-interactive protein 1-like translates to MKKNDQGDVSVLINKIKEIESNSRSKIEVSKAHSICLQLKMNKMNLNSIEASSLVNNPNIGSNTNTNTNESIILELAALRTENNRLHNTISEIEKENRKTVSHQNNIIKKLSNENKDVKQIAENNINETVGELRKNLEDRIRMMSKRIKEEEQLHIENKEVFMKTRDKYSIEKSDMIIIEDMMKELNSVGVKFEEYSDDIMRRVSTFSCWSMFAKEWARKKGMEEKERDEEIMELREKVKEMEKFVNEKEEEISMIGEENKEAIRQLCVWIDYHRNNRRGYLKEIVSRNRRNLSILRIRKS, encoded by the coding sequence atgaagaaaaatgatcAAGGAGATGTTTCAGTTcttataaataagattaaagagATAGAGAGCAATTCAAGATCCAAAATTGAAGTCTCAAAGGCACATTCCATCTGCCTTCAACTCAAGATGAACAAAATGAATCTAAACAGTATCGAAGCTTCAAGTCTAGTAAACAACCCAAACATTGGATCCAACACCAACACTAACACCAACGAGAGTATAATTCTAGAACTGGCTGCATTAAGAACAGAGAATAACCGTCTACACAATACAATATCCGAAATAGAGAAAGAGAATAGGAAAACAGTGAGTCATCAAAACAACATCATAAAAAAGTTAAGCAATGAGAACAAGGATGTGAAACAAATAGCGGAGAATAATATCAACGAGACAGTTGGAGAGTTACGCAAGAATTTAGAAGACCGAATTCGAATGATGAGCAAGAGAATAAAGGAGGAAGAACAACTTCATATCGAGAACAAGGAAGTCTTCATGAAAACAAGAGACAAGTACTCGATAGAGAAGTCTGACATGATAATTATTGAGGACATGATGAAGGAACTCAATAGTGTGGGAGTTAAGTTCGAGGAATACAGTGATGATATTATGAGGAGGGTTTCCACGTTTTCTTGTTGGTCCATGTTTGCAAAGGAATGGGCTAGGAAGAAAGGAATGGAGGAGAAGGAACGGGATGAAGAGATAATGGAATTAAGGGAGAAGGTGAAGGAAATGGAGAAGTTTGTGAATgagaaggaagaagagattTCTATGATTGGGGAGGAGAATAAGGAGGCTATTAGACAGTTATGTGTTTGGATTGATTATCATCGAAACAATAGAAGAGGTTACTTGAAGGAAATTGTCTCAAGAAATCGTCGAAACCTTAGTATTTTGCGAATTAGGAAGAGCTAA